Within Vicinamibacteria bacterium, the genomic segment AGAGAGCTGTGGAGAGCGGCTGGATCGAAGCCGTGCGGCTGTCACCACGAGAAAGGCGCGTGCAGCAAGGTATTCTCTCAAAGACCCGACTTCACGGGGGCGAGGCGGAGGCGCTCGCTCTGGCGGATTCACGAAAGCTCCACTTGATCGTCGACGACAAGGAGGCTCGTGCGCTGGCCGACGCGATGGGCCTGAGCTACCTGGGTACCGCGGCGGTCCTGCTCCGAGCGTTCCTCGAACGTCACTTCGGCTTCGAGGAGCTCGAAGACGCTGTCACAGCCCTGAGCAGGACGATCTGGATATCTCCGGCGGTCGTCGCCGAGATACTCAAGCGGGCACGGGAGGAGGAGAAATGAAGAAGGAGCACATGGTCGGGACGCGGCTTCCGGAAGAGCTGGTGCGAGACCTGGAAGCGATCGAGAAAGTGGAGCAAACCGACCGGTCAACGACGCTCAGGAAGCTTCTTCACAAAGCCATCGGTGACTGGAAGCTGGAGCACTACGCTCGCTCATACGGAGAAAACAAGATCTCCCTGGCCAGGGCAGCTCACGAGGCCGGAGTCTCCTTGTGGGAGATGATGGACTATGTCAGGGGCAGGAAGGTTCCAGCTCAGTACGACCTTGCGGATTTCCGTAGTGATCTCAAGAAAGTCGTACCAGGCAGGGCCCGGCGATGACTCGCTCGACGTGATTTCTTCTCGAGAAATGCGTGCACCGCGGCGCGAGTTTCGCCCGCCAGTTTAACCGCGCTGTGATCTCTGCCGAGAAGCCGGAAGCGGACGATCGATTACGGGTCCCGCTACGGCATTGAGCAGTAGAAAGTCAAGGTAGTCTCGCCACGAGCTTCCGAAACCGGGGGTCGTCTCGAAGGGGGGCGAACGCGGGATCCATCGGGAGAACCAGAAGCCAAGGGTCGCGCTCTTCGAAGGCATCGCTCAGCGCTTCGATGGCTTCGTCGCGCTCGCCGACGCCCAGGTGAAGCAGCGCGAGC encodes:
- a CDS encoding UPF0175 family protein; translated protein: MKKEHMVGTRLPEELVRDLEAIEKVEQTDRSTTLRKLLHKAIGDWKLEHYARSYGENKISLARAAHEAGVSLWEMMDYVRGRKVPAQYDLADFRSDLKKVVPGRARR